The following coding sequences are from one Schizosaccharomyces osmophilus chromosome 1, complete sequence window:
- the sum2 gene encoding translation initiation inhibitor, whose protein sequence is MTEFIGSRISLISKSDIRYVGILQDINSQDSTLALKHVRWCGTEGRKQDPSQEIPPSENVFDYIVFRGSDVKDLRIEEPASTPAPPPVQPPNDPAIVGSNSGQFGWNQPGAGPNGQPMPPNPYYNMYGPKNGAPYNPMPGASPYYMYANAGGAPYAPSGAAPLGTPMDASTPAVPYHNGPVDQQQASTRPDMPPPGVSQLLPGQSPFMSRPGFDVPSQKPMTPNLPNAGASIANIPPTQVSAAPIPSPSVNPLGSGSATTITSNQLNNEGDRSIKSVSASSERFTDAGDAVQSSHPVTASVSVPRNERGEFDFQSANEKFQTLKSELENEEDQIHQDFYKPRQSFFDDISCESKEKSIEALDRRSLRDRERNLNLETFGVASSGGRGRRGRGRGRGRGRGRGGYSRGYYQRYNGANYAPNAQQ, encoded by the exons ATGACAGAATTTATTGGTTCTCGTATTAGTCTGATTAGTAAATCAGACATTCG ATATGTGGGTATCTTGCAAGATATCAACTCTCAAGATTCTACTCTTGCTTTAAAGCACG TTCGATGGTGTGGTACGGAAGGCAGGAAACAAGATCCATCTCAGGAAATTCCACCGTCCGAGAACGTGTTTGATTACATCGTCTTTCGTGGAAGCGATGTGAAAGATTTACGCATAGAGGAGCCAGCCAGCACTCCGGCGCCTCCTCCTGTTCAGCCTCCCAATGATCCTGCTATCGTAGGG TCAAATAGTGGTCAGTTTGGCTGGAACCAACCTGGTGCCGGTCCAAATGGTCAGCCAATGCCGCCTAATCCTTACTACAACATGTACGGACCAAAGAATGGTGCTCCATACAACCCTATGCCTGGTGCTTCTCCTTATTATATGTATGCAAATGCAGGAGGAGCTCCTTATGCTCCCTCGGGTGCTGCTCCTTTGGGAACTCCAATGGACGCTTCTACTCCTGCTGTACCCTACCATAATGGTCCCGTAGATCAGCAGCAAGCTTCCACTCGCCCAGATATGCCTCCACCTGGTGTCTCTCAGCTCCTTCCTGGCCAATCTCCTTTCATGTCCAGACCAGGATTTGATGTCCCGAGCCAGAAACCCATGACTCCAAACCTTCCTAATGCTGGTGCATCTATTGCGAATATACCTCCTACACAAGTTTCCGCTGCTCCTATTCCTTCTCCTTCTGTTAATCCTTTAGGATCTGGAAGTGCTACAACAATTACCTCCAACCAGCTTAACAATGAAGGTGATAGATCGATCAAGTCAGTTTCAGCAAGCAGCGAACGCTTCACTGATGCCGGAGACGCCGTCCAATCATCTCATCCAGTGACTGCCTCTGTCAGTGTTCCTAGAAACGAAAGAGGTGAATTTGATTTCCAATCTGCTAATGAAAAATTCCAAACTTTAAAGAGTGAgcttgaaaatgaagaagatcaAATCCATCAAGACTTTTACAAACCGAGAcaatctttctttgatgatATTAGCTGTGAAAGCAAGGAGAAAAGTATAGAAGCTTTAGACCGTCGCTCTTTACGCGACCGTGAACGCAACTTAAATTTGGAGACGTTTGGAGTCGCTTCTAGCGGAGGTCGAGGACGCCGTGGTCGAGGTCGCGGTCGCGGTCGTGGTCGTGGTCGTGGAGGATACTCAAGAGGTTATTATCAAAGATACAACGGGGCAAATTATGCTCCTAATGCCCAACAATAA
- a CDS encoding mitochondrial DUF1772 family protein, multimembrane spanning anthrone oxygenase-like: protein MNFNLVYLFQAAGILVPSMEAGAVLSISAQSIPVLLSAPADVGLAQFKYVYLLGKRTLPFIAAGNMLIQGCLAYWERPRSVLSSNLYLISGSLSVLIPLYSVVFMGNTNGSLLAINPDIVLKSKEATDTFRKLLQKWSIMSLVRSALLCGSALSSFAGTFLF, encoded by the coding sequence atgaattttaatTTAGTTTACCTTTTTCAAGCGGCTGGCATACTGGTTCCTAGCATGGAAGCTGGCGCCGTTTTGAGTATTTCTGCTCAGTCAATTCCTGTTCTATTATCAGCACCCGCAGACGTAGGACTCGCTCAATTTAAGTATGTCTATTTGCTTGGTAAACGAACTCTTCCTTTTATTGCTGCCGGAAATATGCTGATCCAAGGATGTTTGGCCTACTGGGAACGACCACGTAGTGTCTTGTCTTCTAACCTGTACCTTATTTCAGGATCGCTTAGTGTACTCATTCCTCTTTATAGCGTAGTATTCATGGGCAACACCAATGGGTCACTGCTTGCTATCAATCCTGATATAGTTTTGAAGTCCAAAGAAGCAACAGATACATTTCGAAAATTACTTCAAAAGTGGAGTATCATGAGCTTGGTAAGAAGCGCTTTATTGTGCGGTTCTGCACTTTCCTCTTTTGCTGGCACCTTTCTGTTTTAA